From Musa acuminata AAA Group cultivar baxijiao chromosome BXJ3-8, Cavendish_Baxijiao_AAA, whole genome shotgun sequence, one genomic window encodes:
- the LOC103995132 gene encoding protein IQ-DOMAIN 21-like, giving the protein MGKKTSWLSTVKKVFKPKDSSSSSNRRRDREAEAEENETAAADIVSVEHFPAEASSEATNHDGGGGYWGADEDEDDAAERERERAIAEAKKAAAAAAEAAARVVRLGGYDRPSREARAAVVIQAFYRGYLARRALRALRALVKLQALVRGHHVRKRAHVTLRCMQSLVRVQALARAHRLQLASHRNLLFSPSPTTAPAYHDPCHLRHLERGAAPRDRLQDLYFMKGGDVGDEVDGGGQRLSEWDGRQQSSDSITVNSQRKLGAAYDYAYQLPKHEKGQWGWNWLERWMGAQQWGAQHGAPPPQPVSSYVTATAMDGLSEKTVEMDTGRRSPVNPTHYSYHLRDEPAQPAAVPSYMAATQSARAKVRAQVPVAKPHEPKRNAATRRSRGRSDNAADSSSSGGGTSTTINPAARSPSHMGVALGMQTRRHRAYSPDSSCGGHDRTPSSGGRGRLTAVND; this is encoded by the exons ATGGGGAAGAAGACGAGCTGGCTCTCGACTGTGAAGAAGGTCTTCAAGCCCAAGGACTCATCCTCTTCATCGAATCGCCGG AGGGATAGGGAAGCGGAGGCGGAGGAAAACGAGACGGCGGCCGCGGACATAGTGTCGGTAGAGCACTTCCCGGCCGAGGCGTCGTCGGAGGCGACCAACCACGACGGCGGCGGCGGGTACTGGGGAGCGGATGAGGATGAGGACGATGCggcggagcgggagcgggagcgggcgaTCGCGGAGGCGAAGAAGGCCGCGGCGGCTGCAGCCGAGGCGGCGGCCAGGGTGGTGCGGCTGGGGGGCTACGACCGGCCATCGAGGGAGGCGCGGGCGGCGGTCGTCATCCAGGCATTCTACCGCGGCTACTTG GCTCGCAGGGCGTTGCGGGCGCTGAGGGCGCTCGTGAAGCTGCAGGCGCTGGTGAGAGGCCACCACGTCCGGAAGCGGGCCCACGTCACCCTCCGCTGCATGCAATCCCTCGTCCGCGTGCAGGCCCTCGCCCGCGCCCACCGCCTCCAGCTCGCCAGCCACCGCAACCTGCTCTTCTCCCCCTCCCCCACCACCGCCCCCGCCTACCATGACCCCTGCCACCTCCGCCACCTGGAGCGAGGAGCAGCACCGCGGGATCGCCTCCAAGACTTGTACTTCATGAAAGGAGGCGACGTCGGCGACGAAGTGGACGGGGGAGGCCAGCGTCTCAGCGAGTGGGACGGGCGACAGCAGAGCTCGGATTCCATCACGGTCAACTCCCAGCGCAAGCTCGGTGCCGCTTACGATTACGCTTATCAGCTG CCGAAGCATGAGAAGGGACAGTGGGGCTGGAACTGGCTGGAGAGGTGGATGGGCGCCCAGCAGTGGGGGGCCCAGCATGGCGCACCCCCGCCGCAGCCAGTGAGCTCCTACGTCACGGCCACCGCCATGGACGGCTTGTCGGAGAAGACGGTCGAGATGGATACCGGAAGAAGAAGCCCAGTCAACCCCACGCACTATTCCTATCATCTCAGAGATGAACCGGCTCAGCCGGCGGCGGTTCCGAGCTACATGGCGGCCACGCAGTCGGCCAGGGCCAAGGTTCGAGCCCAGGTTCCGGTAGCCAAACCTCACGAGCCGAAGCGGAATGCCGCCACCAGGAGATCTCGAGGGAGGTCGGATAACGCTGCCGACTCGTCGAGCTCCGGCGGAGGGACGTCTACGACAATTAATCCGGCCGCCCGAAGCCCCAGCCACATGGGCGTGGCCCTTGGCATGCAGACAAGGCGGCACAGGGCGTACAGCCCTGATTCGAGCTGCGGCGGGCACGACCGCACGCCTTCGTCCGGTGGTCGGGGAAGGCTGACTGCTGTAAACGACTGA
- the LOC135584439 gene encoding probable protein ABIL3 isoform X3 — METTSPPSSSLSPIHQEISSSDGFPIQQSLLLSESLKGLRNMRSQLYSAAAYFELSYINDDQKEILVTSLKDYAVKAILNAVDHLGSVSCKVNSVVSEEVDEVSVAESEVSCIEQRLRTWQASIDHEGLSQQSLSLRPPKYHERYILPGEFMDEGFHPPEDNHKLQQHQTACSAIGRSTSPIRNVPSRSTSPSTREHSSSPSRSRRSTSPSPQAEKISSEEKRSTSPLGASNPLARTRSAANRPTIPKSSKQSHLESQNSLPKSLRAERKETPNKKRGFLKSLLKRNRSWMDDSLYSYLDEY, encoded by the exons ATGGAGACCACATCTCCACCTTCCTCTTCTCTGTCTCCCATCCATCAGGAGATATCAAGCTCGGATGGCTTCCCTATCCAACAGAGCCTGCTCTTGTCAGAGAGTCTCAAG GGATTGAGGAATATGCGGTCACAGTTATACTCTGCAGCTGCATATTTTGAACTATCTTACATCAACGATGACCAGAAagaaat ATTGGTGACGAGTCTGAAGGATTATGCTGTCAAGGCCATTCTCAATGCTGTGGATCATTTAGGTTCAGTGTCGTGTAAGGTAAACAGTGTTGTCAGCGAAGAGGTTGATGAGGTCTCAGTCGCAGAATCTGAAGTGTCTTGCATCGAGCAG AGACTTCGTACATGGCAAGCATCGATCGACCACGAAGGCCTTTCTCAGCAATCTCTCTCGCTTAGACCTCCCAAGTATCACGAGCGCTACATTCTGCCAG GTGAATTTATGGATGAAGGATTTCATCCACCCGAGGACAATCACAAATTACAGCAGCATCAGACTG CTTGTTCAGCAATCGGGCGTAGCACATCTCCGATCAG GAATGTTCCTTCACGATCCACTTCTCCTTCGACAAGAGAACACTCCTCATCACCTTCTCGCAGCAGACGTTCGACTTCACCTTCACCACAAGCAGAGAAGATCTCTTCCGAGG AGAAAAGATCAACCTCACCGCTTGGAGCTTCTAATCCACTTGCACGAACAAGATCGGCAGCAAATAGACCAACCATTCCCAAGTCATCGAAGCAG TCTCATCTGGAGTCCCAAAATTCACTTCCAAAAAGCTTGCGTGCTGAACGCAAAGAGACTCCGAACAAGAAGAGAGGCTTTCTCAAGTCCCTGCTCAAGCGGAATAGGTCATGGATGGACGACTCTCTGTACAGCTACTTGGATGAATATTAA
- the LOC135584439 gene encoding probable protein ABIL3 isoform X4 has product METTSPPSSSLSPIHQEISSSDGFPIQQSLLLSESLKGLRNMRSQLYSAAAYFELSYINDDQKEILVTSLKDYAVKAILNAVDHLGSVSCKVNSVVSEEVDEVSVAESEVSCIEQRLRTWQASIDHEGLSQQSLSLRPPKYHERYILPGEFMDEGFHPPEDNHKLQQHQTAIGRSTSPIRNVPSRSTSPSTREHSSSPSRSRRSTSPSPQAEKISSEEKRSTSPLGASNPLARTRSAANRPTIPKSSKQSHLESQNSLPKSLRAERKETPNKKRGFLKSLLKRNRSWMDDSLYSYLDEY; this is encoded by the exons ATGGAGACCACATCTCCACCTTCCTCTTCTCTGTCTCCCATCCATCAGGAGATATCAAGCTCGGATGGCTTCCCTATCCAACAGAGCCTGCTCTTGTCAGAGAGTCTCAAG GGATTGAGGAATATGCGGTCACAGTTATACTCTGCAGCTGCATATTTTGAACTATCTTACATCAACGATGACCAGAAagaaat ATTGGTGACGAGTCTGAAGGATTATGCTGTCAAGGCCATTCTCAATGCTGTGGATCATTTAGGTTCAGTGTCGTGTAAGGTAAACAGTGTTGTCAGCGAAGAGGTTGATGAGGTCTCAGTCGCAGAATCTGAAGTGTCTTGCATCGAGCAG AGACTTCGTACATGGCAAGCATCGATCGACCACGAAGGCCTTTCTCAGCAATCTCTCTCGCTTAGACCTCCCAAGTATCACGAGCGCTACATTCTGCCAG GTGAATTTATGGATGAAGGATTTCATCCACCCGAGGACAATCACAAATTACAGCAGCATCAGACTG CAATCGGGCGTAGCACATCTCCGATCAG GAATGTTCCTTCACGATCCACTTCTCCTTCGACAAGAGAACACTCCTCATCACCTTCTCGCAGCAGACGTTCGACTTCACCTTCACCACAAGCAGAGAAGATCTCTTCCGAGG AGAAAAGATCAACCTCACCGCTTGGAGCTTCTAATCCACTTGCACGAACAAGATCGGCAGCAAATAGACCAACCATTCCCAAGTCATCGAAGCAG TCTCATCTGGAGTCCCAAAATTCACTTCCAAAAAGCTTGCGTGCTGAACGCAAAGAGACTCCGAACAAGAAGAGAGGCTTTCTCAAGTCCCTGCTCAAGCGGAATAGGTCATGGATGGACGACTCTCTGTACAGCTACTTGGATGAATATTAA
- the LOC135584439 gene encoding probable protein ABIL3 isoform X1, translating to METTSPPSSSLSPIHQEISSSDGFPIQQSLLLSESLKGLRNMRSQLYSAAAYFELSYINDDQKEILVTSLKDYAVKAILNAVDHLGSVSCKVPFGRLPFTYHARSVGAPRLTIVLPFLLQRLRTWQASIDHEGLSQQSLSLRPPKYHERYILPGEFMDEGFHPPEDNHKLQQHQTACSAIGRSTSPIRNVPSRSTSPSTREHSSSPSRSRRSTSPSPQAEKISSEEKRSTSPLGASNPLARTRSAANRPTIPKSSKQSHLESQNSLPKSLRAERKETPNKKRGFLKSLLKRNRSWMDDSLYSYLDEY from the exons ATGGAGACCACATCTCCACCTTCCTCTTCTCTGTCTCCCATCCATCAGGAGATATCAAGCTCGGATGGCTTCCCTATCCAACAGAGCCTGCTCTTGTCAGAGAGTCTCAAG GGATTGAGGAATATGCGGTCACAGTTATACTCTGCAGCTGCATATTTTGAACTATCTTACATCAACGATGACCAGAAagaaat ATTGGTGACGAGTCTGAAGGATTATGCTGTCAAGGCCATTCTCAATGCTGTGGATCATTTAGGTTCAGTGTCGTGTAAG GTACCATTTGGTCGATTACCTTTCACCTATCATGCTCGAAGCGTAGGAGCGCCTCGTCTCACCATTGTTCTACCGTTCTTGCTACAGAGACTTCGTACATGGCAAGCATCGATCGACCACGAAGGCCTTTCTCAGCAATCTCTCTCGCTTAGACCTCCCAAGTATCACGAGCGCTACATTCTGCCAG GTGAATTTATGGATGAAGGATTTCATCCACCCGAGGACAATCACAAATTACAGCAGCATCAGACTG CTTGTTCAGCAATCGGGCGTAGCACATCTCCGATCAG GAATGTTCCTTCACGATCCACTTCTCCTTCGACAAGAGAACACTCCTCATCACCTTCTCGCAGCAGACGTTCGACTTCACCTTCACCACAAGCAGAGAAGATCTCTTCCGAGG AGAAAAGATCAACCTCACCGCTTGGAGCTTCTAATCCACTTGCACGAACAAGATCGGCAGCAAATAGACCAACCATTCCCAAGTCATCGAAGCAG TCTCATCTGGAGTCCCAAAATTCACTTCCAAAAAGCTTGCGTGCTGAACGCAAAGAGACTCCGAACAAGAAGAGAGGCTTTCTCAAGTCCCTGCTCAAGCGGAATAGGTCATGGATGGACGACTCTCTGTACAGCTACTTGGATGAATATTAA
- the LOC135584439 gene encoding probable protein ABIL3 isoform X2, with translation METTSPPSSSLSPIHQEISSSDGFPIQQSLLLSESLKGLRNMRSQLYSAAAYFELSYINDDQKEILVTSLKDYAVKAILNAVDHLGSVSCKVPFGRLPFTYHARSVGAPRLTIVLPFLLQRLRTWQASIDHEGLSQQSLSLRPPKYHERYILPGEFMDEGFHPPEDNHKLQQHQTAIGRSTSPIRNVPSRSTSPSTREHSSSPSRSRRSTSPSPQAEKISSEEKRSTSPLGASNPLARTRSAANRPTIPKSSKQSHLESQNSLPKSLRAERKETPNKKRGFLKSLLKRNRSWMDDSLYSYLDEY, from the exons ATGGAGACCACATCTCCACCTTCCTCTTCTCTGTCTCCCATCCATCAGGAGATATCAAGCTCGGATGGCTTCCCTATCCAACAGAGCCTGCTCTTGTCAGAGAGTCTCAAG GGATTGAGGAATATGCGGTCACAGTTATACTCTGCAGCTGCATATTTTGAACTATCTTACATCAACGATGACCAGAAagaaat ATTGGTGACGAGTCTGAAGGATTATGCTGTCAAGGCCATTCTCAATGCTGTGGATCATTTAGGTTCAGTGTCGTGTAAG GTACCATTTGGTCGATTACCTTTCACCTATCATGCTCGAAGCGTAGGAGCGCCTCGTCTCACCATTGTTCTACCGTTCTTGCTACAGAGACTTCGTACATGGCAAGCATCGATCGACCACGAAGGCCTTTCTCAGCAATCTCTCTCGCTTAGACCTCCCAAGTATCACGAGCGCTACATTCTGCCAG GTGAATTTATGGATGAAGGATTTCATCCACCCGAGGACAATCACAAATTACAGCAGCATCAGACTG CAATCGGGCGTAGCACATCTCCGATCAG GAATGTTCCTTCACGATCCACTTCTCCTTCGACAAGAGAACACTCCTCATCACCTTCTCGCAGCAGACGTTCGACTTCACCTTCACCACAAGCAGAGAAGATCTCTTCCGAGG AGAAAAGATCAACCTCACCGCTTGGAGCTTCTAATCCACTTGCACGAACAAGATCGGCAGCAAATAGACCAACCATTCCCAAGTCATCGAAGCAG TCTCATCTGGAGTCCCAAAATTCACTTCCAAAAAGCTTGCGTGCTGAACGCAAAGAGACTCCGAACAAGAAGAGAGGCTTTCTCAAGTCCCTGCTCAAGCGGAATAGGTCATGGATGGACGACTCTCTGTACAGCTACTTGGATGAATATTAA
- the LOC135644653 gene encoding signal recognition particle 19 kDa protein-like — MQIDPANIKKWNVIYPVYINSKKTVAEGRRISATKACENPTCIEIGDCCSYLKIPFAIELDKAYPRDFMQRGRVRVQLKREDGSLWNSEIDSKKQLMLRIAELIPKHHGRTKKQEPVNTSTAAGPSKSGKGGRKKK, encoded by the exons ATGCAGATTGACCCAGCCAATATAAAGAAATGGAATGTCATATACCCGGTGTACATTAACTCAAAGAAGACAGTTGCTGAAGGCCGCAGGATTAGTGCCACAAAAGCATGCGAGAATCCCACTTGCATTGAGATTGGTGATTGCTGCAGCTATCTCAAGATTCCATTTGCTATCGAG TTAGACAAGGCGTATCCTCGGGACTTCATGCAAAGGGGGAGGGTCAGAGTCCAGCTTAAAAGAGAAGATGGATCTCTCTGGAATTCTGAAATCGATTCAA AAAAGCAACTGATGCTGAGGATCGCAGAGTTAATCCCGAAGCACCATGGAAGGACCAAGAAGCAGGAGCCCGTCAACACTTCAACTGCTGCAGGACCTTCAAAATCCggaaagggaggaagaaagaaaaagtga
- the LOC135644942 gene encoding protein DMP4-like, protein MATHAAEDDQEKQPLIKYEESSVDDPPNLIQKAYRSTADLANHLPTGTALAFQVLSPVLTNQGRCTDANRVMASCLLALCALSCCLLSFTDSFRDEATGRVRYGLATLKGLWVIDGLKPLPPELAAGYRLRLVDLLHAFTSLLVFAAVALLDKNVASCFYPTPSEDTRQVLSALPVGIGVIGSTLLVAFPTSRHGIGFPLSPDT, encoded by the coding sequence atggCAACTCATGCGGCAGAAGATGACCAGGAGAAGCAGCCTCTCATAAAATATGAGGAATCATCGGTCGACGATCCACCGAACTTGATTCAGAAGGCCTACCGCAGCACCGCCGACCTCGCCAACCACCTCCCGACGGGGACGGCGCTCGCCTTCCAAGTCCTCTCCCCCGTCCTGACCAACCAGGGCCGCTGCACCGACGCGAACCGGGTCATGGCGAGTTGCCTCCTGGCTCTCTGCGCCCTCTCGTGCTGCCTCCTCAGCTTCACCGATAGCTTCCGCGACGAAGCCACAGGGCGGGTCCGCTACGGCCTCGCCACGCTCAAGGGCTTATGGGTCATCGACGGCCTGAAACCGCTGCCGCCGGAGCTGGCCGCGGGCTACCGACTCCGCTTGGTGGACTTGCTGCATGCCTTCACCTCGCTGCTGGTGTTCGCGGCGGTGGCGTTGCTCGACAAGAACGTGGCGTCGTGCTTCTACCCGACGCCGTCCGAGGACACGCGGCAGGTCCTGTCGGCTCTACCCGTCGGGATCGGAGTTATCGGAAGCACATTGCTTGTTGCTTTCCCCACCAGCCGCCATGGAATTGGATTTCCGCTCTCTCCCGATACATGA
- the LOC135644063 gene encoding dynamin-related protein 4C-like, with amino-acid sequence MAALASSYNQRIRPLLDAVDRLRHLNVMQEGIELPTIVVVGDQSSGKSSVLESIAGISLPRGQGICTRVPLIMRLQNDPSAQEPHLQLEYQGKVVTTSESAVPDAINAATNEIAGTSKGISDVPITLIVKRKGVPDLTMVDLPGITRVPVHGQPENIYEQISQIIMKYITPKESIILNVLSATVDFPTCESIRMSQGVDKSGERTLAVVTKADKAPEGLLEKVTSDDVNIGLGYVCVRNRVGNETYEEARDEEMKLFKEHPLLSCIDKSIVGVQMLAQKLTQIQTASIAKCLPDIAKKINDKLNRNIAELEQMPQHLSTIADAVRVFMRILGASKESLRKLLIRGDFEEFSDDVDMHATARVADMHIHYANQLPSQCPITDDKFLMEEIDVLEEVMGIGLPNFLPPTAFHTILKRKIKMVADAPHQFVLEVWGYVEDVVVRMLLLQSQNFPQLQSSIRVTAQDVVNKMRRKSLAFVQEIIEMEMTANYTWNTEYIKTWTELMDGQRDFKVVIDDHSRSTMLELSGFGTVDVCHLRPYGGMAVQAFDLRTRLMAYWKSVLLRLVDGMALHILYTIKCLVENEIEVEIINNLVGEGMTGLQRMMEETATIAAKRERLHKSITLLKESKDVLAQVNDRIYSG; translated from the coding sequence ATGGCCGCGCTTGCTTCTTCCTACAACCAACGCATCCGCCCCCTCCTCGATGCCGTCGACCGCCTGCGCCACCTCAACGTGATGCAGGAGGGCATCGAGCTGCCCACCATCGTGGTCGTGGGCGATCAGTCCAGCGGCAAGTCGAGCGTCCTCGAGTCCATCGCCGGCATCAGCCTGCCGCGTGGGCAGGGCATCTGCACCCGCGTTCCCCTCATCATGCGCCTCCAGAACGACCCCTCCGCCCAGGAGCCCCATCTGCAGCTCGAGTACCAGGGCAAGGTCGTCACCACCTCCGAATCCGCTGTTCCAGACGCCATCAACGCGGCCACCAACGAGATCGCCGGCACCAGCAAGGGCATCTCCGACGTTCCCATCACCCTCATCGTGAAGAGGAAGGGCGTCCCTGACCTCACCATGGTGGACCTGCCCGGCATCACCCGCGTCCCCGTCCACGGCCAGCCGGAGAACATCTACGAGCAGATATCGCAGATCATAATGAAGTACATCACACCCAAGGAGAGCATCATCCTCAACGTCCTCTCCGCCACCGTCGACTTCCCCACCTGCGAGTCCATCAGGATGTCCCAGGGGGTGGACAAGTCCGGGGAGCGCACCCTCGCCGTCGTCACCAAAGCCGACAAGGCGCCAGAGGGACTGCTCGAGAAGGTGACGTCCGACGACGTGAACATCGGCCTCGGCTATGTCTGCGTCCGCAACCGCGTCGGCAACGAGACGTACGAAGAAGCTCGAGATGAGGAGATGAAGCTCTTCAAGGAACATCCTCTGCTTTCCTGCATTGACAAGTCCATCGTCGGAGTCCAGATGCTCGCTCAAAAGCTGACGCAGATCCAGACGGCGAGCATCGCCAAGTGCCTGCCCGACATCGCCAAGAAGATCAACGACAAGCTTAACCGTAACATCGCGGAGCTCGAACAAATGCCACAACACCTCTCCACCATCGCCGACGCTGTGCGGGTTTTCATGCGCATCCTGGGTGCCTCGAAGGAGTCGCTGAGGAAGCTACTCATACGAGGAGACTTCGAAGAGTTCTCTGACGACGTGGACATGCACGCCACAGCACGCGTTGCCGACATGCACATCCACTACGCCAACCAACTTCCTTCTCAGTGTCCTATTACCGATGACAAGTTCCTGATGGAGGAGATCGACGTCTTGGAGGAGGTGATGGGCATCGGGCTTCCCAACTTTCTACCTCCCACCGCCTTCCACACCATTCTGAAGAGGAAGATCAAGATGGTCGCGGACGCCCCTCACCAATTCGTCCTCGAGGTATGGGGTTACGTCGAGGATGTGGTGGTTCGGATGCTGCTGCTGCAATCCCAAAACTTCCCGCAGCTTCAATCTTCAATCAGGGTAACAGCACAAGACGTCGTCAACAAGATGAGGCGGAAATCTCTGGCGTTTGTCCAGGAGATCATAGAAATGGAGATGACCGCCAACTACACTTGGAATACCGAATACATCAAGACATGGACGGAATTGATGGATGGCCAGCGAGATTTCAAGGTGGTCATCGATGATCACAGTCGATCGACCATGTTGGAGCTCAGTGGTTTCGGGACAGTGGACGTCTGCCATCTGAGGCCTTACGGGGGGATGGCAGTCCAGGCCTTCGACTTGAGAACCAGGTTGATGGCATACTGGAAGAGTGTCCTGCTGAGGCTGGTGGATGGAATGGCCCTGCACATACTCTACACCATCAAGTGCTTGGTGGAGAACGAGATAGAGGTGGAGATCATAAACAACCTGGTTGGGGAAGGCATGACCGGCCTGCAGCGAATGATGGAGGAGACCGCCACCATTGCAGCTAAGCGGGAGAGGCTCCACAAGAGCATCACTCTGCTAAAGGAGTCCAAGGATGTACTGGCACAGGTAAATGATCGCATATACAGCGGGTAG